The Gaiellales bacterium genomic sequence GCCGCGTCGACCCGCTCGCGCGAGCCGGGGGCGGCCGCCCCGCCGGCCGACTCGAGCAGGAGCAGGCGGTTGATGACCCGCTCCATGCGGCCGAGCTCGCCGAGCACGATCTCGGTCGTCTCCGCCAGCTCCGCCGGCTGGGGGTGCGGGCTCCGGCCGAGCAGCTCGAGGTGGCCGCGGCCGATCGTGATCGGGGTGAGGAGCTCGTGCGAGGCGTCCGACAGGAACGCCGACTTGCGCTCGACGTCACGCTCGCGCTCGGCGGCGAGCGCCTCGGCCACCGCCTGGGCCTGCTGGCGGCGATGGACGTGGTAGACCATCGCGAGGAACATCAGCGTCATGAGCGGCACCTCGGTGAGCTCCGGCGGCTCCTCCCAGTTGCGGTGGATGCCGTAGGCGGTGACGACGCCCGTCGAGATCGTCACGAAGAGGATGCCGAGCAGCGTGGCCCGTCCCCGCCACGCACGGAATCCGTAGAGGATCGTGAACGACACGTAGATGAAGTGGAACGGGACGGTCTCCCAGCCCTGGCCGTACCGGATCTCGATGATCGCGAGCATCGCGGCCAGGTTCAGCACCGCGAACGCCACCCATACGTACTCGAGGCGGGAACCCGACTCGATCCAGGCGAGCCTCGGCCGGGTCACAGCACGACCATAACACTCAGCTCGGGGCGGCGATACCGAGCACGACGGTCAGGATCAGGAAGATCCCGAGCACGGTGCCCATGATGCCGGTCGCCAGGCCCCAGCCGGCGGCGTCGCTGCCGTGCAGGCCGGGCGTGCGAGCGATCTCGCGGCGGGCCCGCAGCGCCAGCACGATCGCCGGGATCGAGAAGATGATGGGCAGCACCGCAAGGCCGAGCAGGCCCAGGAGCAGCGAGCCGCGGGCGGCCTGGGAGCGGGTGCCGCCGCGCACGTCGGTGTTGCATTTCGGGCAGACGTCCGTCCCGGCGGCAAGCGGCTCGCCGCAGCAGGTGCAGAGCTCGACCGGGGCGCTCTTGCCGGGCGGCCAGGGCAGGCTGGCGGCGGCCCGCTCAGGCATGCCGCGCCCCCGCCCCCTCGAGGTAGGCCGAGACGACGGCCCGGGCCGTCGCCTCGAGGTCGGCGCCGCGGCGCACGATCTGCTGGAGGCCGGCCTGCACGAGGCCGACGAACATGTCCTCGAGCCACTCCAGCGAGCACTCGCTGCGGAGAAGCCCTTCCGCCCGGCCCCGGCCGAGCAGCTCCCGGATCGGGTCGCGCACGAGCCGGTCGGCCACGTCGCGCGGCACCGGCACCTGCTCGTGGATCACGACCGCATACTCGTGGCCGACCGAGAGCACCACCCGCACGGCGCGGTCGAGTGCGTCCGGGCAGGTCAGCGCGCCGAGGTCGGCGGCGCGCAGACGCTCGCCGACGCTCTCGACGGCCACCCGCTGCAGCTCCTCGAGCAGGATCTCCCGGGTGGGGAAGTGGCGGTAGAGCGTGGCCCGGCCGACACCCGAGCGCGCGGCGATCTCGGTCATGCTCACGGCGGAGCCGCGATCCGCGAAGGTGCGCGCGGCCGACGTCAGAATTCCACGGGCCGTCGGGGCGAGGTCGCCGCCCGGGCCGTCCCTCTCGGCACGCGTCGGCATTGCCATGACCCACGGGAGTCTACTCCCCGAGAACCGGTCGGCCCGGGCGCACCGCGAGCCCGGAGCGGATGCCCTCGGCAGGATTCGAACCTGCGACGCCGGCCTTAGGAGAGCCGCGCTCTATCCCCTGAGCTACGAGGGCCCTGCGGGGTCTTTCGAGCCCCCGGCCATGGTACCCGGCGTTCGGTACAATCGCAGGCCGAATGCGGGCGGCCACGTGATCGCGTCTGCGCTTCTGACGCTGGCCGTGACAGTTGCGGCCGTGTGGGTGTGCGGCTCGGCGATCGCCCCCCAGGCCCCCGCATCGGAGCGGCTGGCCTACGGCATCCTGGCGGCGCTCGGCCTGGCCTGGCTGACGATGCTGCAGGGCCCGGCCGGCGTCGGCCTGCTCGGCCATCCGTGGGCGCTGCGGGCGATCGCGCTCGTGCTGGTGGCCGCGCTCCTCGTCTGGCGGCGGCCGTCGCTTCGGCCCGGGCGGCTCTCGCCGTGGCCGATCGCCGTCGCCCTGTGCACGACCGCCGTCGTCACCTATCCCGGCTTCCTCGCGGCGACGCCGCGGCTGTGGCCGTCCCAGGAGGACATGCTCTGGCACCAGGGCTGGATCCGCCAGCTTGCCGCCGGCATCCCGGCGCCCGGCGGCGTGTACGCGGGCGAGCCGAACTCCTACCCCTGGCTCTACCACTCGATCGGCGCCTGGCTGCTGGGGGCGCTGCCCGGCGACCTGAACGCCGCGATCCTGGCCCTCGACGTCGCCGGCGTGCTGGCCGGGTGGCTGGCGATGTGGCTGCTCGCGCGGGAGCTGGGAGCGCCCCGCGCCGCGGCGGCCTGGGCGGCCGCGCTCTTCACCGCGGCCGCCGGCTTCGGCTGGGTCTGGCAGCACAGCCCGGCCGCGGCGCTCCACCCCAACGGCGTCAACCTGGGCCTCTACCGCGGCGACCTGGTGCTCTGGAACGCGCTCGTGCCGTCGCTCGGAAACGTGCCGCCGCTGATCCCCCGCGAGCTCGGCACCTGCCTGGCGCCGCTCTCGGTGTGGCTCGTGCTGCGCGGGCTCGCGAAGGGCAATACGGCCGCGCTCTGGGCAGCCGGGGCGGCGATCGGCTTCACATTCCTGATCGCACCCCTCGCGGGCGGCTTCTGCGTCGCCTGGGCAGTCGTCCTGGCAGTCGCCTCCCGCGAACCGGCGGTCTGGCGCACAGCCGTCGCCGGCGTCGCCGTCGCGGCGGTCTGGCTCGTGCCGCTCGCGATCGACTACCACCGCTACGGCGGGTTCGTGTCGATCACCCACCTCGCCCCCGTGCTGCCATCCCCGGGACAGACGATCGTCGCCCTCGGGATCGTCCTGCCGCTGGGCGTGGGCGGGCTGATCGCAATCGTGCGCCGGGCCGAGGGGATCTCGGCCCTCGCGGTGGCGCTGATCGTGGCCGTGCCGGCCGTCGCCTGCGGGGCCGGCGCCCTCCTCGGCCACGACGCCGAGGTGCTGGGCACGCCGGCGCTGCTTCGCTGGTCGCGCTACCTGCCCTACCTGGTGCTGGCGCTCGCGGTGCCCGCGGGAGTGGCGGCGCAGCGGCTGGTGGAGCTGGCCGGCGGGCCGGCCAGGGCGGGCGGGATCGCGGTCGCGGCAATCGTCGTCGCGGTGGCCGTGCCCTCGACGGTGCTCGCCACGGCCGCGGCCGTCCATCACGCCTATCCGCGCCCGTTCTCGTGCACGCAGCTCCCGCCGGCGAAGACGCTCACGGCCGTCGCGGCGCGCGAGCCGATCGCCGACGCGATCGCCCTGAACCTCTTCTCCCACAGCGCCGCGTCGTCCGTGTTCCTGAAGATCGTCCACGCCAAGGTGCGGTTCCGGACGTGGCTCCAGAAGACGCCGACGCAGCGGGAACGGCATGCCCGCTACCTGGCGCTGCTGGGCAAGGGCACGCTGCCGCCGGGTGTCACCTGGGTGGTGGCGCGGCCGAACGCCGACCTGCGCGGCGCCGGCCTGGTGCCGGCCGGGAGCTGCCGGCTGGGCGCGCGCACGTTCCGCCTGCTGCGAACGCCGTGACGCCTGACGTCCAGGCGCGCGGGGACGCGGGGTCAATCGCCTAGCAGGCGAGCGTGGTGGCGTCGACCGCCGCGGGGGCGGAGACGCTGCCGGACGCGTCGACGCTCTCGACCTGGAACGTGCGCGTGACGGCGCAGTGGAGCGAGCCGACGGCCGACGTCGTCCCGCTGACGGTGCGGATGAGCCGGCCGTTCACGAGCACGCGGTAGCCCAGGCCGGCGGCCGGGGCCGTCCACCGGAGCGCCACCGCGTTGCGCGACGGCGTCGCGGCCAGGCCGGTCGGCGCGGGCGGGCACGGCCCGGTGCGCACCCGGACCGGCGCCTTGGCCGAGAGGTTCGAGACCATGTCGAGCGCGCGCACCGAGACGGTGTGGACGGTGTCGCAGGCGAGGCCGGTGACGGCGAACGTGCGGCTCGTGCCCTGATAGCGCAGCCGCGCATCGACGACGACCCGGTAGCCGCCGACGGCGATGTTGTCGCCCGCCCTCGTCCACCGGAGGCCGATCGAGGTCTCGGCCGGGTTCGGGCTGACGGACGGCGCGGCCGGCGGCGTCGGATCGGACTGCTCCACCAGCTTGAAGGCGTCCGCGACGATCGTCCCGCGGCCCGTCGACGCCGAGCTCACCTGTAGCCGCCAGCCCGGCCCGGCGGCCAGGTTGTAGCTGCCGACGTACTGGAACTCGCCGCAGCCGCGGGCCTCGTCGACGGTCGCGGTGCGCAGGCCGTTCACGGTGTGGATCCCCACGCCGGCCCGCGTGGAGTCGGCCCCGCACGGCCAGCGCATGAGCAGGTCGTAGCGGTCGGTCGTGGGCACTGACACCCGGAACTGCACCGGGCTCGAAGGCGAGTGCGGGGCCGCCGCCAGGTAGCTCGCCCCGTAGCGGCCGGGCTGGATCGTCGCGACGTGCCAGACGGAGGCGTCGTAGCGCACACCCGAGGGATCCGCATCGTCGACGACCTGCTGATAGGTGTCCTGCGCGTCGGCGCGCAGGTAGGCCATGTAGCGCGGCCAGTCCCACGTGCGGCCCGGATCGGTGTGGTGGTCGACGCCGCCCCACTCGCCGCGATGGTTCGGGTCGGGCACCTGGTAGTGGCCGATCACGTGCGTGCGATCGGGGGTGATCAGGTAGGTGTCGGCCAGCCAGGCGGCCAGCCTGGCGGAGCCGCGGTACTGGGCGTCCGGGAAGCGGGTGAGGTTCGTGAAACCGGCGTGCTCGATGCCGATCGAGCTCTCGTTGTAGGCCCAGTTGCCGGCGTGCCAGGCGATGTCCCGGTCGGGCACCATCTGGGCGACGCGGCCGGTCGACGAGACGACGTAGTGGGCCGACGCCTCGGCGCGCGGGTTGCGGAACCAGGTGTACGTCGAGGCCCAGCTGCCCTCGGCCACGTGGATGACGAGCCGGCTGATCGGGTTGGTCAGCGGCCGGTCGGCGACGGTGTAATTGAGCGGGCTGGCGGGCTCCCACAGGGCGCCGGCGTAGTCCGGTCCCGACGTGGTCGAGGGGCGCAGCGCGTGGGAGAGCAGCGACCGCGGCGGCGACGCCAGGCCGGCCGAGTCGAGCGCGGAGCCCGACCGGACGTCGGCCTGCGTCGGAGCCGGGCCGGCGATGCAGATGCCGGCGACGGCGATGCTGACCAGGGCCCAGACCCGGGACTGATGAAGCCTGCTCCGGGGCACGAGGAGCATGATCGGCACCGGGACGGCCGGGGCTTAGCCCGGCGGGAAATGTTTACGATTGGCTCACCAGGAAGCGCGACGCGGGCGGGCAAGGTGAGGACGCGATGATGCGAGCGACGATCCGGGGTGTGGCGGCAGGGCTTCTCGTCGGCGTGCTCGTCGCCGTCCCGGCCGCCGGGGCGATGCTGCACGGGAACGGCAAGATCGCGTTCGACCGCAACGTCAATCACAACTGGGACATCTACGTCAAGCAGCCGGCCAAGGGCAGCCCGGCGGTGCGGCTGACGACCAGCGCGGCCGACGACTTCGCCCCGTCGTTCGCGCCGGACGGCGGCCGCATCGCGTTCACCAGCGACCGCCACGGCAACTACGACGTCTACACGATGAACTCCGCCGGCCGCGACCTGCGCCGGATCACGACGAACCCGGGCAAGGACGCCTTTCCCAGCTGGTCGCCGGACGGCCGCACTTTGGCGTTCGCCAGCAACCGCACCGGCGACTGGGAGATCTACACGACGAATGCGAACGGCTCCGGCAACCTGGTGCAGGTGACCCACCGGGCCGGCGTCGACAGCTTGCCGGTGTGGTCGCCGGACGGCACCCGCCTCGCCTTCGACGCCCCGCGCAACGGCCACTACCAGCTCTGCGTCGTCCCGGCGGGCGGCGGCACGATCACGGTCCTCACGAGCGGCACCTCCCGAAGCGTGCAGCCGGCCTGGTCTCCGGACGGGTCGAAGATCGCGTTCGCAACCAACCGGTCGGGCTCGTTCGACATCTGGACGATCGCCGTCGGGTCGGGGACGCTCCACCGGGTGACGACGGACTCGGCGGCGGAGTTCCAGCCGGCGTGGTCGCCGGACGGCACGAAGCTCCTGTTCGCGCGGGCCACCGCGGCCGGCCAGACGATCGACGTCATGCCCGCCGGCGGTGGAGCTGCGACGGTCCTGACCGGGCTGCGCGGGAACGAGATCCCCCACTGGCAGCCGGTCACGGCGACGGCCGTCACGGCCGTCTCCCCGGGCCAGGGGCCCTCCGCCGGGGGCACGGCCGTCATGATCACCGGGCATGGGTTCGTGGCCGGCGCCCGGGTGCGGTTCGGCTCCGCCGCGGCGATCCACCTGGTCGTCCACTCGCCGACGTCGATCACCGCGACGAGCCCGGCCGGCAATCCCGGCACCGTCGACGTCGTCGTCACCACGTCACGGGGCACGTCCGCCACTTCGCCCGCCGACCGGTTCACCTACCAGTGATCAGCCTGACGATGCCCGGACGTCCAGAGTCCCGAGCACCCGGCTGACTCCGGCCGCAAGGTCGGGGGCGTGCGCCGCCGAGCCGACCACGACGTACAGGCACATCGCCCGCCCGGCGGTCGTGAAGAACCGCTGCAGGCCGCGCTGGCCGGGGCGGCGCTGCAGCAGGGTGGACGGCGAGAGCTCGGCCGGGTCGACCCGGTCGGGCGCGGGGTTCGCGAAGAGCGCGGCACCGGCCTCCTCGGGCCCGTAGTCGACCAGCACGACCACCACGCCGTCCGCCGGCAGCGTCCCGGTGGCGCGGGTGGCGAAGTCTCCGTCGGTCTCCGGCAGCGCCACGTTGGCGGCATGCAGCACCGGGCCGCCGCCCGCGCGCGTCCAGATGCGCCCGTCCCACCCGGTCGGGAGCTCGAGCGCGATGCCGTGGGCGGCCAGCCTCATGCGACCGCCAGCGCGAGCGCGATCAGCGCCGTCTCGGCGACGAGGGCGGCGACCCGGGCGGGCCGCTCCCACGCCACAAGTCGCCTGTCGAGGATCGCGAGCGCGCCCGGCTCGTGGACGCCTCCGGCGGCCAGGAGCGTCGCCGCCCGGGCCAGCCCGAACGCCCCGCCGACGATCGCACCGGCGGCCGCCGACCCCGCCAGGAACGCCGCCGCGCCGGTCGCATAGACCGCCGCGGTCGAGACGATCGTGGTGACGCCCAGGCCGAGCTGGAGGCCGAACCCCGCGCCGTAGACCCAGCCGCGGTAGCGGTGCAGCCAGGCCTCGTTCACCTGCCGGCGCGGGCCCGGCGCGCGCAGGCCGGGAACGAGGTCGACGGCCACGGCGACCGCGACCGCCACGGCCAGCAGCCCGGTGCGGGCCGTCGCCGAGAGGTCGACGAGGCCGCCGGCCGCCCCAAGGGCGGCACCCAGGCCCGCGCCGGCGGCGGTCGCGGCCAGCGCGAAGGCCGTCACCGTGACCCCCCATCGCCTTCCCCGGCTCCGCTCGCCGAGCGGAGTGATGCTCCCGAGCATCGACTCTCCTCAGGGCGACCACAACGACCGCAGCCCGGCGACGATCGCGAGCGGCACCGCCACCACGACCTCAGCCGGCGCCGTCACCGTTCCCCTGGCCGTCCGGCCGGAGGCTGGGGTGGTCGGGGCCGATGCCGGCCGCCGCCAGCTCGCGCTCGACCCGCAGAGCGCGCTCGGCCGAGCCCTCGCCGCCGGCGATGTCGTCCTCGGCGTCGGACAGCAGCGAAAGCACCTGGTCGAAACGCTGTGCCGTGCCTTCGCCGGAGAGCTGACCGCGGCCGTCGACGTGTACGAAGTACGGGCTGGCGGGGACGTCGTAGTCGGCCCAGGCCCGGCTCGACATGACGACGCGCAGGCCCGACGGCGCCAGCTCCCGCAGCCGCACCGCGCTCTCGTGGCTCGGGTCCTTGGTGACCACGACCAGGCCGACGCCTTCGGGCAGGCGCGTGCGCGGATCGGCGAACGCCTCCCAGAAGCCGGCGCAGGTGCCGCACCCGGATGTGAGGAACGCGAGCAGGGTGGCCGAGCCGGGGCGGGTGACGCCGACGTGCATCGCGTCGCCGGCCAGCGTCACGCCGGAGACGTCGTGGGCGGCGGTCGAGGCGCGGGTCGGGGCGGCCGTCGCCGTGCCGCCGGGCTGGAGCTCGTCCAGCCGGCGCAGGATCTCGGCGTGGCTACGCAGCAGGCCGCCCACGAGGAGCACGAGCAGCACGAGCAGCAGCGTCTCGACGGTGACGACGGCGGTCACAGCGCGCCTCCGCCGGCGCGGAGGCCGGTGTAGGGCGGCGCCGCCGCGCCCTTGACCAGGCAGGCCGCCTCGTGGCCGCAGGTGCGGTCGTCGACGAGGATGTGCCGCGAGCACTGGCCGGGGAACAGGCGGCCGGGGTTCTGGCAGGTGATCATGCGGCAGACGACCTCGGTCACCTTGCCGATGTGGGTGTTGCACTGGCCGTAGCGGAAGACGTTGCAACAGGTCGAGCGGTGCCGGCAGAGGCCCTCGGCGCACGAGCAGCCGTGCGGGCAGCGCTGGCTCGGCAAGCGGTTGCAGTCGATGTAGTAGCGGACGCCCTCGGAGTGGCACAGCTTCGTGCCGCGGTAGTTGGTGCACTTCCACCAGCCGCCCATGAACGTGTACGGCGGGCAGGTGTTCGACCCGCCGGTGATCGTGCAGCAGAACTCGGTCCAGCCGTCGCAGCAAAGCGCGCCCGGGCGGCAGTCGCGGCAGGTGATGACCGCCTCGGCGCTCCCGGGCCGAAGCAGGTAGCGCAGCGGCGCGACGGCGAGCGCCGAGCCGCCGATGGCCACGCGGACGAGGATGCCGCGCCGCGACGTGCGCCGCTCGAGCAGCCGGGACGCGGTTGCGACGAGCCGGTCGCTCATGCGGCGCTCCGGCGCGGTCGGTAGGCGGCGAGCGCCTCGGGCAGGCGGCCGAGCACGAGCGTCACGGCATAGGCGGCCGCGAGGCAGCCGGCCACCAGGGCGACGCCGGCAAGCGGGGCGCGCGCGGCCAGCTCCGGCAGGCCGGGGGGCGGATCGAACGCGGCGCCCAGGGCGACGAGGGCCGCGCCGGCGTCGAAGCCGGAGTGCAGCGGCGACGGCGGCGCGTCGGCGCCGAAGCAGCCGCACGAGGCCGCCGGCTCGGCGGCCAGCAGCAGCCGAAGGGCGAACGCGGCGAGCACGGCGTACAGCGCGGCCATGAGCAGGAGAGCCGGCCGCGCCGGCGCGACGAGCACGAGGAGGCCGATCGCGACCTCCGCCGTGCCGACGAGGCGAGCCGGGAGCGCGCCCGAGGGCAGCCCGGCCGAGCGCAGCGCATCGGCCGCGGCGGCCGGCGAGCGCAGCTTGCCACCTCCCGCCACCACCAACACGACCGCCAGCACGGAGACCAGCGGCCCCGCTACCGACGCGCCGACCACTGCCGGATAGGGTAGCGACGTCCCCCGCGGGCACGCCCGCCGGGCGGAAAGGTTTACGCCCTCTTCACTCGAAATCGGGGTCAGACCCCGAACGCCGGCCGTGACAGTTCCGTTGCAGATCCGTTCGGGGTCTGACCCCGGTTAGCGGGCCTGCTCGGCCACGTGGGGGGCGCGCGGCAGGACGCGCAGCGCGACCTCGCCCCGCAGCAGCCGCAGGAGCGACTCCCCGGCCAGCTCGCGCCGCCACCCGGAGAGCAGGGGATGGTCGCCGTCGTTGTCCATGGCCTGGCCCGCGATCAGGGCCTCGAGCTCGGCCCGGGTGGCCACCAGCTCGGACGCCACGCCCGCCTCGGCACACCTGGCCTGGAGGACGGCGCTTGCGAGCGGCAGCACCACCCGCACGCGCCGGCGCACCTCGCCGGGCAGGTCGCCGTCAGATGAGCCGGCGGGCGGCGGCCCGGCCGCCGCCACGGCGGCGAGCAGGCCGTCGAGCTGCGCGCCCTTGCGCAGCTGGAGGCCGCGGATCGACTCGGCGTCGCGCGCCGTCCTCGGCCTCCGGCGGGCGATCTCGATCAGCGTCGCGTCCTTGATCAGCCACGACGCGGGCAGGTCGCGGCGGCGCGCCTCGCGCTCGCGCCACGCCGCGGCGGCGGCCAGCGCGGACACCTGCTCGCCGCGCAGGCGGCCGCGGCCGCTGACGCGGCGCCAGGCCAGCTCGGGATCCTGCACGAGCGTGGCGCCGCCGCCGTAGCGCTGTTCCATCTCCTCGTCGACCCACGCCTGCCGTCCCTGGTCACCCAGCCGCCTCCGCAGTGCCTCGGCCGCGCCCAGCAGGTGGCGGACGTCGTCGGCCGCGTACTCGATCTGGACCGGCGTCAGCGGCCGCTTCGACCAGTCGGTGAAGCCCTCGTCGTGGCGCAGCCGCACGCCGACGGCCTGCTCCAGCAGCCGTTCGAGCGACGGCGAGCCGCCGTAGCCGGCGAAGCCCGCCGCCACCTGCGTGTCGAAGACGTTGCGCGGGCGCACGTCGTGGTGGAGGACGAACGCGGCCAGGTCGCCGGAGGGCGCGTGCATGACCTTCTCGACGCCCGGGTCGGCCATGAGCTCGGCGACCGGATCGAGCGGCGCGCCCGCCAGCGGGTCGACGACCGCCAGCCGCTGCGCCGTTGCCAGTTGCACCAGGCACAGGGCGGGCGCGTAGGTGCGCTCCCAGACGAACTCCGTGTCGACCGCGCAGCGGCCCTCTGCCCGCGCCTGGTCGAGCAGCGGCCCAAGCGCCGCAGCCGTCGTGATCTGCTCGAGCTCCATGGACGAGCGCAGTATTGCGCACTACTGTTGACCGTATGGAAGCTTGGGTGGTTTGGGTGGTCATTGCGGTCGTGCTGCTTGTCGCCGAAGCCACCACATCGGCGTTCGTCGCCGTCTACTTCGGCCTCGCCGCCGTGGCCACCGCCGCGCTCGCCGCAGCCGGCCTGGGCCTTCCCGTCCAGCTGGCCGCGTTCGCGATCCTCTCGGTCGGAAGCCTGCTCCTCACCCGGCCCGCGCTGCAGCGGGCCGCGGGCAAGGCGGCGGGCATCCGCACCGGCGTCGACGCGATGCAGGGGCGCATCGGCGTCGTCACCCGCCCGATCGCCGAGCTCGAGCCCGGCCAGGTCAAGGTGGGCGGCGAGACGTGGACGGCCCGCTGCTACTACGACGAGGAGGCGATCCCGCTCGGAAGCAGGGTCGAGGTCGTCAAGGTGGAGGGGGTCACGGCGCTCGTGATCCCGGCACCGTCGCCGCGCGGCGACTCCGCGCTCGAGCAGGGAGAATCGGATGGTCGTTGAGCTGATCGCACTGTTGGCGGTGGTCGTCCTGGCGCTGGTGATCGTCGGGAGCTCGGTGCGGGTGATCCAGCAGAGCACCGTCGGCATCGTCCAGCGGATGGGCCGCTACCAGCGCACCCTGGGGCCGGGCGTCCACCTGCTCGTGCCGATGCTCGACCGCATCAACGCGAACGTGGACATGAAGGAGACCGTGCAGGCGTTCC encodes the following:
- a CDS encoding HAMP domain-containing sensor histidine kinase gives rise to the protein MTRPRLAWIESGSRLEYVWVAFAVLNLAAMLAIIEIRYGQGWETVPFHFIYVSFTILYGFRAWRGRATLLGILFVTISTGVVTAYGIHRNWEEPPELTEVPLMTLMFLAMVYHVHRRQQAQAVAEALAAERERDVERKSAFLSDASHELLTPITIGRGHLELLGRSPHPQPAELAETTEIVLGELGRMERVINRLLLLESAGGAAAPGSRERVDAAALLTRTFQRWRSTADRDWRLGDLPPGTISIDSDQLTLALDALIENAVQHTDDGGMIVIGAVAEGGALRIRVGDSGDGIPEEARRRVFDRFYRVDGGRSRRHGGVGLGLAIVKAIAEARGGSVSVHSRPGAGSMFEVRLPGLRSAGDEPVAAPADGLDHGLGFELAP
- a CDS encoding DUF4190 domain-containing protein, whose protein sequence is MPERAAASLPWPPGKSAPVELCTCCGEPLAAGTDVCPKCNTDVRGGTRSQAARGSLLLGLLGLAVLPIIFSIPAIVLALRARREIARTPGLHGSDAAGWGLATGIMGTVLGIFLILTVVLGIAAPS
- a CDS encoding helix-turn-helix domain-containing protein, with the protein product MAMPTRAERDGPGGDLAPTARGILTSAARTFADRGSAVSMTEIAARSGVGRATLYRHFPTREILLEELQRVAVESVGERLRAADLGALTCPDALDRAVRVVLSVGHEYAVVIHEQVPVPRDVADRLVRDPIRELLGRGRAEGLLRSECSLEWLEDMFVGLVQAGLQQIVRRGADLEATARAVVSAYLEGAGARHA
- a CDS encoding N-acetylmuramoyl-L-alanine amidase, whose amino-acid sequence is MPRSRLHQSRVWALVSIAVAGICIAGPAPTQADVRSGSALDSAGLASPPRSLLSHALRPSTTSGPDYAGALWEPASPLNYTVADRPLTNPISRLVIHVAEGSWASTYTWFRNPRAEASAHYVVSSTGRVAQMVPDRDIAWHAGNWAYNESSIGIEHAGFTNLTRFPDAQYRGSARLAAWLADTYLITPDRTHVIGHYQVPDPNHRGEWGGVDHHTDPGRTWDWPRYMAYLRADAQDTYQQVVDDADPSGVRYDASVWHVATIQPGRYGASYLAAAPHSPSSPVQFRVSVPTTDRYDLLMRWPCGADSTRAGVGIHTVNGLRTATVDEARGCGEFQYVGSYNLAAGPGWRLQVSSASTGRGTIVADAFKLVEQSDPTPPAAPSVSPNPAETSIGLRWTRAGDNIAVGGYRVVVDARLRYQGTSRTFAVTGLACDTVHTVSVRALDMVSNLSAKAPVRVRTGPCPPAPTGLAATPSRNAVALRWTAPAAGLGYRVLVNGRLIRTVSGTTSAVGSLHCAVTRTFQVESVDASGSVSAPAAVDATTLAC
- a CDS encoding IPT/TIG domain-containing protein; translation: MAAGLLVGVLVAVPAAGAMLHGNGKIAFDRNVNHNWDIYVKQPAKGSPAVRLTTSAADDFAPSFAPDGGRIAFTSDRHGNYDVYTMNSAGRDLRRITTNPGKDAFPSWSPDGRTLAFASNRTGDWEIYTTNANGSGNLVQVTHRAGVDSLPVWSPDGTRLAFDAPRNGHYQLCVVPAGGGTITVLTSGTSRSVQPAWSPDGSKIAFATNRSGSFDIWTIAVGSGTLHRVTTDSAAEFQPAWSPDGTKLLFARATAAGQTIDVMPAGGGAATVLTGLRGNEIPHWQPVTATAVTAVSPGQGPSAGGTAVMITGHGFVAGARVRFGSAAAIHLVVHSPTSITATSPAGNPGTVDVVVTTSRGTSATSPADRFTYQ
- a CDS encoding MauE/DoxX family redox-associated membrane protein — translated: MVGASVAGPLVSVLAVVLVVAGGGKLRSPAAAADALRSAGLPSGALPARLVGTAEVAIGLLVLVAPARPALLLMAALYAVLAAFALRLLLAAEPAASCGCFGADAPPSPLHSGFDAGAALVALGAAFDPPPGLPELAARAPLAGVALVAGCLAAAYAVTLVLGRLPEALAAYRPRRSAA
- a CDS encoding HRDC domain-containing protein, which translates into the protein MELEQITTAAALGPLLDQARAEGRCAVDTEFVWERTYAPALCLVQLATAQRLAVVDPLAGAPLDPVAELMADPGVEKVMHAPSGDLAAFVLHHDVRPRNVFDTQVAAGFAGYGGSPSLERLLEQAVGVRLRHDEGFTDWSKRPLTPVQIEYAADDVRHLLGAAEALRRRLGDQGRQAWVDEEMEQRYGGGATLVQDPELAWRRVSGRGRLRGEQVSALAAAAAWREREARRRDLPASWLIKDATLIEIARRRPRTARDAESIRGLQLRKGAQLDGLLAAVAAAGPPPAGSSDGDLPGEVRRRVRVVLPLASAVLQARCAEAGVASELVATRAELEALIAGQAMDNDGDHPLLSGWRRELAGESLLRLLRGEVALRVLPRAPHVAEQAR
- a CDS encoding NfeD family protein, with product MVIAVVLLVAEATTSAFVAVYFGLAAVATAALAAAGLGLPVQLAAFAILSVGSLLLTRPALQRAAGKAAGIRTGVDAMQGRIGVVTRPIAELEPGQVKVGGETWTARCYYDEEAIPLGSRVEVVKVEGVTALVIPAPSPRGDSALEQGESDGR